The sequence CGCCCTGATCCGCCGCCTCGCCAAACAGGCCCGCTTGCCCGCTATCGCGCTCGCGCGCTGCGGCATCCGCCACGGCCAGCAACATATCGGCGTTCTCGAACAGCTTCGCGCGGTTGGGCTCCAACCGGTCTAGCGCACCGGCGCAGATCAGCCCCTCCAGCTGGCGCCGGTTCATCGAACCCTGGGGGATCCGTTCGAACAATTGTTGGATGTTCTCGAACCAGCCCTTCGTCTCGCGCTCGGCCACGATGGCGTCCATCGCCTTGCCGCCGACATTGCGAATGCCCGCCAACGCATAGCGCACCGCGAACCCGTCATCGGTCGATTGCACATCGAATTCGCTGACCGAGCGATTGATATCGGGGGGCGCGATCTCCACCCCTTTTCCATCGGCAGTCGGATAACGCCGCGCATCGTCAACGAAGACCGCCAGCTTTTCCGACTGGTGCATGTCGAAACACATTGATGCGGCATAGAATTCATGCGGATAATGCGTCTTCAGCCATGCCGTCTGATAGGCGAGCAAGGCGTAGGCGGCGGCGTGCGACTTGTTGAAACCATATCCTGCAAACTTGTCGATCAAATCGAACAGTTCGTTGGCCTGTTTCGCGTCGATCGCGGACACGTCCTTGCAGCCATCGACAAAACGTTGGCGCTGCGCATCCATTTCCGCCTGGACCTTCTTGCCCATCGCGCGGCGCAGCAGATCGGCGTCACCCAGCGAGTAGCCGGCGAGGATCTGCGCAGCCTGCATCACCTGCTCCTGGTAAACGAAAATGCCGTAAGTCTCGGCCAGGATCGTCTCCAGCTTGGGGTGCGGATAGGCGATCTCGACCTCGCCCGCCTTGCGCTTGCCAAACAGGGGAATGTTATCCATCGGGCCGGGCCGGTAGAGCGAGACGAGCGCGATAATATCTTCGAACTTGCTCGGCTTCACGGCGGTCAGCGTGCGCCGCATGCCTTCCGATTCCAGCTGGAACACCCCGACCGTATTACCCGACTGGAGCAGTCCGAACACCCCCGGATCGTCGAGAGCCAGCAGGGACAGGTCGATGGAAATGTCGCGCTTGCCCAGCAGATCGACCGCCTTGCGCAGCACCGACAGTGTTTTCAGCCCGAGAAAGTCGAACTTCACCAAGCCGCTCGATTCGACATATTTCATGTCGAACTGCGTCACCGGCATGTCCGATCGCGGATCGCGGTAAAGCGGGACCAACTGCGCCAGAGGGCGGTCGCCGATCACCACCCCGGCGGCATGGGTAGAGCTGTTGCGCGGCAGCCCTTCCAGTTGCAGCGCCAGATCGACCAGCCGCTTCACATCGTTGTCGTTCTGATATTCGCGCTTGAATTCCGCCACACCGTTTAGCGCGCGCGGGAGGGTCCACGGGTCGGTCGGGTGGTTGGGGACCATCTTGCACAGCCGGTCCACATGGCCGTAGCTCATCTGCAAGATCCGCCCGCAATCGCGCAATACCGCGCGGGCCTTCATCTTGCCGAACGTAATGATCTGCGCGACGTGATCGTGGCCGTATTTCTGCTGGACATAGCGGATAACCTCGCCGCGCCGCGTCTCGCAGAAATCGATGTCGAAATCGGGCATCGAAACGCGTTCCGGGTTGAGGAACCGTTCGAACAGCAGGCCCAGCCGGATCGGGTCGAGATCGGTGATGGTCAGCGACCACGCCACCAGCGAACCCGCACCGGAACCGCGCCCCGGACCCACCGGGATACCCTGATCCTTCGCCCATTTGATGAAGTCGGCAACGATCAGGAAATAACCGGGAAAACCCATGCCGACGATCACATCGATCTCGAAATCGAGCCGGTCCATATAGACCTTCAGCTCGTCGTCGCTCAACTCGCCGTAAGGTTCCAGCCGCGCGGCGAGGCCCTTGCGGGCATCCTCCGCCAGCATTCTCGCTTCGCCTTCCAGATCGCCTGCCAGGCTGGGCAGGATCGGCGCGCGGTCGGGCGGCGCGAAGGCGCAGCGCCGTGCCACGGTAAGGGTGTTCTCGGTCGCCTCGGGCAGGTCGCCGAACAATTCCTCCATCATCAGATGCGATTTGACGAAGGCCTGCCGGTTCGTTCGCGGGCGTTCCTCGGTATCGATATAGTTCGAGCTGGCGATACACAGCATCGCATCATGCGCAGGGAAGAAGTCCGGCTCGGCAAAATTGGCCGGGTTGGTCGCCACCAGCGGCAGATCGCGAGTGTAAGCGAGGGCGATCAGCGCCTCCTCCGCCGCGCCCGATGCGCCATCGTTGGAGCGAGCGATCTCGATATACAGCCGCTGCGCAAACAGCGCCTGCAAACGGTCGCAATATTCGCCCGCGCGGTCCGCCTGCCCTTCGGCAAGCAGCCGCGCCAACGCACCGTCGCCCGCGCCGGTCAGGGCGATCAGGCCATCGGTGCAGCCTTCCAGATCGGCCATCTGAACATGCGGTTCCAGCTCCAGCGGACGATCGAGATGTGCCTTGCTGACCAGCGCGCACAGATTGTCGTACCCAGCCTCGTCCTGCGCATAGAGCGGCAGGTAATCGACCTGCTTGCCCGCTTCATCGCGCGCCACGCCCAACAGCGTTCCGATTATCGGCTGGATGCCCTGCGCCTTGCAGGCCGCGGCGAACGCCACCGCGCCATACAGGCCGTTGCGATCGCAAATGGCAATTGTGGGAAAGCCGCGATCTCTCGCCAGTTTCGCAATCGCCTTGGGGTCTATCGCCCCTTCGAGCAGCGAATAGGAAGACAGAACCCGCAAGGGCACGAACGGTGCGAAAGCCATGCCTGCAATATGTGGGAGGTTGCACGATTCTGGAAGGGGTTCAGTCGGCCCTGTCCCCGGCCAACCCTTCGGCCGCCCCGTCGGCTCTGGCCGCCGCGATTTTCTTGCGCGTATCGCGAATGGTAGAGAACGCCCCATAGGCGATCAGCGCGGCGAGGAATATCCACACCCATGCCGGGATATTGTTACCCACGATCGCGAGGTAGATATACGCCGATACAAAAAAGAATCCGGCGAACATGGTAGGCAGCAGGGTCGATTTTCCCGCCCGTGCATTGCGCACCAGCCAGGCGATGCTGAGCAGGAAAAACGGGATCGCTCCGACATAAATTCCGCCAAAAATATAGGGATTCACGCCATATTGCGCGCCGAGCCCCAAGAACCATTCATTGATCGAAGCCAGCATTACCCAATTCCCATTCGTCGCACCGTCTGGCCACTAACTTCGTGCGACGGGCCGCACTTGTTACACTCGGCCTGTCAGAGCAGCTTTTCGATGTGCTTCGCAATCGAGGCCGGCGTATCGCTGGGGCCGAAGCGGCGCACCACCTTGCCTTCGCGGTCGATCAGGAACTTGGTGAAGTTCCACTTGATGGTTTTGGAGCCCATCAGGCCCGGCGCCTCCGCCTTCATCCACCCGAATAACGGGTCGGCACCCGGCCCGTTGACATCGATCTTGCTCATCAGCGGAAACGACGTGTCGTAATTCAGCTTGCAGAACTGCGCGATTTCATCCGCATCGCCCGGCTCCTGCGCGCCAAACTGGTTGCAAGGAAATGCAAGCACTTCGAACCCCCGCTCGCCAAAATCGGCCTGCAGCTTCTCCAGCCCTTCATATTGCGGGGTGAAGCCGCATTTGCTGGCCGTGTTGACTACCAGCAGGACCTGTCCCTTCTTCTCTGCGAGGTCGAGGTCGCCTTGCGGCGTTTCGACGGTAAAATCGGCAATCGTGGTCATTCGCTGGATCCTTGGGAAGCAGGCTTCATTGCGGCCGGCCTAGCATGCAATAGGCAAATCAGCGCGGAAAATCGGGCCGCGCCGCCAACGCTTCTGCCTCGGCGGCGCTGTAGGTTCGGTCGCCGGCCTTTTCGATTTCATATTGTGCGCGCTCATCTTCGGGCAGCAGCATCAGATGCTGGACCAGATCGGCAAAGGTGCCGCTGCGCAGCCCCTTTGCCTTGTCCAGCACTCCGTCGCCATCGCCGACCCGGTGCAGATCGGCGCGGTCGTCCCAGTCGATATTGCCATTGTGCGAATCTTCGCCGCGGAAAGTCGTTGGATTATCGGCCATCATGTCCTCCTGAAATTGTCTGTGAGGGAGGAACGAGAGAAAGCGCGGAAAGGTCCGGCTATTCCAGATGCCCTTCGTGAAGCCGCAAAACCCGGTCCAGCCTTGCGGCCAGCCCTTCATTATGCGTGGCGACAAGCGCCGCGCTGCCTTCTCCGCGAACAAGAGAGAGAAATTGTTCGAGCACTTTTTCCGACGTGGTTTCGTCCAGATTGCCGGTCGGCTCGTCCGCCAGCACCAGCGTCGGGCGATTTGCCAGGCCGCGAGCCACTGCCACGCGTTGCTGCTCACCGCCCGAAAGTTTGGACGGGCGGTGGTCGAGGCGGTGTTCCAGCCCTAATTCTGTGAGCAGGTGCTGCGCCCGTTCCTCCGCCTCCGCCCTGCTTTTTCCGGCGATCATTTGCGGCAGGATCACGTTTTCCATCGCGTTGAAATCGGGTAGCAAATGGTGAAACTGATAGACGAAACCCAGATGGTCGCGCCGCAGCTTGGTGCGGCCATCTGCCGGCAGCGCGCTGGCATCGGTTCCGCCGATCACGATCCGTCCGCCAAATCCGCCTTCGAGCAGCCCTACCGCCTGGAGCATGGTCGATTTGCCCGATCCGGAGGGGCCGAGCAGCCCGACGATCTCGCCCGGCTGTATCGCGAGGTCGATCCCGCGCAGCACGTCGATCCGCACCCCGCCTTGCTCGAACGATCGGGTCAGGCCTTCGAGCTGGACCACCGCATTACTCATAGCGCAGCACCTGCACGGGATCGGTGTTGGCCGCCTTGTAACTGGGGTACAAAGTGGCGAGGAAGCTGAGGCAGAGGGCCAGCACGCAGATCCCGATCACCTCGACCGGATCGGTTCGCGCAGGCAAGGTCGTGAGGAACCGTACGGTCGGATCCCACAATTGCGCGCCGGTCAGATACTGGATGCCGACCACGATCTGCTGACGGAACAGCAATATCAGGAAGCCCAGCGCCAGACCCGCGCTGGTGCCGATAAACCCTACGATGGAGCCTGCAGTCACGAAAATCTTCAGCATCGATCGCCGGGTCGCGCCCATCGTCCGCATGATCGCGATATCGCGCGTCTTGGCGCGCACCAGCATCACCAGGCTGGAGAGAATATTGAAGGCAGCCACCACCACGATCATCGACAGGGCAAAGAACATCGCCACCCGCTCGACCTCCAGCGCCTCGAACAGCGATCCGTTGATCTCGCGCCAATCGGCCAGATTGGCCCGGCCGTTCAGGCTCGCCTCGACCGGTGCCAGGATTTCGCCGACACGCTCCGCATCTTCGGTGACGATTTCGATCATGCCGATCGCATCGCCGGTCAGCAGCAACGTCTGCGCATCGGGGATCGGCATGATCACGAAGCTTTTATCGTAATCATACACCCCGATTTCGAAAATCGCGGCGACAT comes from Alteripontixanthobacter sp. and encodes:
- the dnaE gene encoding DNA polymerase III subunit alpha, which translates into the protein MAFAPFVPLRVLSSYSLLEGAIDPKAIAKLARDRGFPTIAICDRNGLYGAVAFAAACKAQGIQPIIGTLLGVARDEAGKQVDYLPLYAQDEAGYDNLCALVSKAHLDRPLELEPHVQMADLEGCTDGLIALTGAGDGALARLLAEGQADRAGEYCDRLQALFAQRLYIEIARSNDGASGAAEEALIALAYTRDLPLVATNPANFAEPDFFPAHDAMLCIASSNYIDTEERPRTNRQAFVKSHLMMEELFGDLPEATENTLTVARRCAFAPPDRAPILPSLAGDLEGEARMLAEDARKGLAARLEPYGELSDDELKVYMDRLDFEIDVIVGMGFPGYFLIVADFIKWAKDQGIPVGPGRGSGAGSLVAWSLTITDLDPIRLGLLFERFLNPERVSMPDFDIDFCETRRGEVIRYVQQKYGHDHVAQIITFGKMKARAVLRDCGRILQMSYGHVDRLCKMVPNHPTDPWTLPRALNGVAEFKREYQNDNDVKRLVDLALQLEGLPRNSSTHAAGVVIGDRPLAQLVPLYRDPRSDMPVTQFDMKYVESSGLVKFDFLGLKTLSVLRKAVDLLGKRDISIDLSLLALDDPGVFGLLQSGNTVGVFQLESEGMRRTLTAVKPSKFEDIIALVSLYRPGPMDNIPLFGKRKAGEVEIAYPHPKLETILAETYGIFVYQEQVMQAAQILAGYSLGDADLLRRAMGKKVQAEMDAQRQRFVDGCKDVSAIDAKQANELFDLIDKFAGYGFNKSHAAAYALLAYQTAWLKTHYPHEFYAASMCFDMHQSEKLAVFVDDARRYPTADGKGVEIAPPDINRSVSEFDVQSTDDGFAVRYALAGIRNVGGKAMDAIVAERETKGWFENIQQLFERIPQGSMNRRQLEGLICAGALDRLEPNRAKLFENADMLLAVADAAARERDSGQAGLFGEAADQGDTLRMRDTDEWSRADKMAKERENFGFYFSAHPVQQYRAVASANGARSYASLMEGGAPPGGRAPGVMAVMVEGIKRGKTRRGKDFVRADFSDASGQFNAACFEDGLVAKFEEWAADGTCILLNVELDSPSPDEPPRITVRGARPLSEVTSGAKMTLTLDVLSADALADLRLLLTSGAMGGDVHARLHLGEGRTQMLKLGSGFALDGDLADQLEAIEGIDKVRLTSARGPTHLRLVA
- a CDS encoding glutathione peroxidase, yielding MTTIADFTVETPQGDLDLAEKKGQVLLVVNTASKCGFTPQYEGLEKLQADFGERGFEVLAFPCNQFGAQEPGDADEIAQFCKLNYDTSFPLMSKIDVNGPGADPLFGWMKAEAPGLMGSKTIKWNFTKFLIDREGKVVRRFGPSDTPASIAKHIEKLL
- a CDS encoding ABC transporter ATP-binding protein → MSNAVVQLEGLTRSFEQGGVRIDVLRGIDLAIQPGEIVGLLGPSGSGKSTMLQAVGLLEGGFGGRIVIGGTDASALPADGRTKLRRDHLGFVYQFHHLLPDFNAMENVILPQMIAGKSRAEAEERAQHLLTELGLEHRLDHRPSKLSGGEQQRVAVARGLANRPTLVLADEPTGNLDETTSEKVLEQFLSLVRGEGSAALVATHNEGLAARLDRVLRLHEGHLE
- a CDS encoding lipoprotein-releasing ABC transporter permease subunit — translated: MILSPFEWTVAKRYMMPGKGERFIALVAGISITVVMLSVALLVVVMSVMNGFRAELLDKMTGLNGHAIVQAYGGRLDDWEEVLADVRATPGVVSASPLIEQPLLVTFNGRVEAIVVRGNTQDDIESLSENLVAGRLSALQPDASNIAIGSRLAQNIGAGVGDTITIINPAGRSTPFGTVPRQIGYNVAAIFEIGVYDYDKSFVIMPIPDAQTLLLTGDAIGMIEIVTEDAERVGEILAPVEASLNGRANLADWREINGSLFEALEVERVAMFFALSMIVVVAAFNILSSLVMLVRAKTRDIAIMRTMGATRRSMLKIFVTAGSIVGFIGTSAGLALGFLILLFRQQIVVGIQYLTGAQLWDPTVRFLTTLPARTDPVEVIGICVLALCLSFLATLYPSYKAANTDPVQVLRYE